CGTATAGCTTTCGGCGATCTTCCACAGCCGGTCATGCACCGCCTTTTCACCCGGCCAGCCCTCGACGGCGTGATAGCGCGCCAGCACACGCTTGACGTTGCCATCCAGAATGGCTGCACGCAGCCCCATACTCAGGCTGGCAATGGCGCCGGCTGTGGAGCGTCCGATTCCCGGCAGCGCTTCCAGCCCTTCGACACTCGCGGGGAATACCCCGGCGTGCTGGTTGACCACAATCTGAGCGGTCTTGTGCAGGTTACGCGCACGACTGTAATAACCCAGCCCGGTCCACAGATGCAGCACCTCGTCCGGGTCCGCTGCAGCCAGCGCATGTACATCCGGCAGGGTAGTCATGAAGCGCTGATAATAGGGAATCACGGTGGCGACCTGGGTCTGCTGCAACATGATTTCCGACACCCAGACGCGATAGGGACTCATATTCTGCTGCCAGGGCAGATCCTTGCGGCCGTGCTGGTCGTACCAGGCCAGCACGGCCTCGGCGAAGGTTGCTGAGCTCACCGGCCGAACAACCCCTTGAGCGCATCACGCACTGCAGGAGCCTTGTCGCCAAACTCTTCTTCCAGTTTCTCGCCGACCTTGTCCTCGACCTTGCGCTCAGCTTCGTTGCGCAACAGCTGGCCGGCAATCCGTGTCACACCCTCGGTATCCACGCCGCAGCTTTTGGCGGCGTTGTGCAGATAACCTTCACAGCGGATCGGCCATTCGATGCCGACATAGCGCTCGTTCACCTGGCAGGCCGCGTCGGGCATGTCGCTCTTGTCACCTTCGAGCAGCAGCCCCAGTCGGTAATCCAGCCGCTGTTCCGGCAGGTTGATATCACCGTTACCCTTGGCTGCGATACCCGGCAACGCTGCGATCAGGTCGCGATTATTGATGTTGCCGTTGACGATCCTGAAGCTGCCACCCAGTTGGCTGAATGGCGTGTCCGCGCCGCCATGCTCAGCGCTCAGCGGCTTGCGATTGGCCAGCGCGATGGCCTGACACAACTTCTGCTCCAGATTGACACCGAGCAGCGCGCCATCGGCCACATCGAAGCGTACGTCGCCATTCAAGCCGTTGATCCAGCGGCGCATGCTGTTGCCCTGGGTTTTCAGGTCCATGCTCAGGTCCAGCTTGCCGCGAAACTGCTCGGCCATCTCATAGGCCCGTTGCAGTGCCAGCGAATCGATACCGTCGAGCCTGGCGTTCAAGCTCAGGGGCGCCGGTGAGCGACTGGCATTAATGGTCGCAGTGGCGGCGAATGTCCCACCGAATATACCGCCCTCGAACTGCTTCAGCTGCACGTTGCCGTCTACCGCCTCGACTGCTGTCTTGAACGGGCTGATAGTCTGACCAGTCAGCTGTACCTGCTGCATGTCCAGACTCCCGACCACGTTCAATCCGGTCAGGGTTTCCAGCGGCAGCACCGCATCGTTACTCCAGGGCTCCGGCGCCTTCTGCGAGCTGCTGCCGCCCTGAGCCGCCCCTGCCGGGGTCGGCTTGTCTTCCGGCGGCGGCAGGTAATGATCGATATTCAGACTGTTACCACTCAGGTCGAAGCGCAGCGCCTGACGCTCGAAATTTGCCAGGCCCATACTACCGTTCAGCTCGGTGCCATCCACGATCAACTTCAGATTCTGCAGCATCATGCTGTTATCGCTGCCGGCCAGGTCAGCGCTCAACGCCACTTTGCTCAAAGCATTGTTCTTCGCCATCGCCGGCAGGCTCTGACCCAGCGCATGCATCAACGCGCGGGCGTCGAACTCGGCAACGTTGATCGCGCCAGCCAGCTGCATGTCGGTGTCCAGTTGACTGGCTGTCAACTGACCGGTAGCCCGCAGATCAGCCAGCGACAGACGCAACTGTTTCAGCTCGGCAACCTGTTTCTGCAGATCGATCACGCTGTCGCCCTGCAACTGCATATTCACCGCACGATCACCAAAGGGGTCGCCACTGGCGTCCAGCTTGAGATCAAAGCCATCCAGCTGATAAAGCGCGTTATCCAGATCGAAACTGGCGACAGTATGCAGGTCGATGCGCACGCGCATGGCTGGCTGCCCGGTGGCCAGCAGACCGAGAAACTCCACGTCGAAGGGCTCATTCTCAATCAGCGCACCGGTGCTCAGGTTTACGTCTTCGAGGGACACTTTCTGAGCGCTGCGACGATCAAGGTAGGTGACACGGGCGTTGGTGATACGCACACTTTCCACCGCCACATCCAACTGACCGTGCTCATCCGCTTCAGCCTCTGCTTCAGCCTGTCCTTCGGCCGCCTCTTCGCTGACGGCATCCGCCTCACTCTGCGGTCCAATGGTCGACCAGTTGGCCACGCCGTTCTCGTCGACTTCCAGATTCAGAGTGATGTCATCCAGAATCACATCGCTCATGCGCAGTTGTTTGCGCAGCAGTGGCAATACTTCCACCCCCAGACCCATGCTGCCGACGCTGGCCAGGGTCTTTTCCGGATGCTCGATCGGGGCCAGACCGACCTGCTTGAGCTCGATGCCCAGCCAGGGAAACAGTGACCAGCCAATATCGCCGCCCAGGGTCAGCTCCACATTGGCCTGCTCCCGGGCTGCCTGCTGGATCTGCTCCTTGTAGTCGTTGGGATCGAACATGCGGGTCAGGAAGAACAGCACCCCGATCCCCAGCACGACAAGGGCCAGCACCACCAGGCCAATGATCTTGGCTAGCTTTTTCATATCTACTCCCGTGATTCAGATTGTCGCCAGATTAAAGGTTGTCCAACTGCCCCGCCACCTCTTCGGCCAATGCCAGGCTGGCGGTGAGCCCTGGGGATTCGATGCCGAACAGACTCACGACACCCTGCAGGCCATGAATGGCGGGGCCCTGAATCATGAAATCAGCAGCGGCAGCGCCCGGCCCGCTGAGTTTGGCACGCACCCCGGCGTAGCCCGGTTGCAGGCGCTCGGCGCGACATTCCGGCCAATAGCGCTGGATCGATCGGGCAAAGCTCTCGCCCGATCCAGCATCGACCTGATAGTCAATGCTGTCGGTGTAGCGCACGTCCGGCCCGAACCGCAG
Above is a genomic segment from Halopseudomonas litoralis containing:
- a CDS encoding AsmA family protein, with translation MKKLAKIIGLVVLALVVLGIGVLFFLTRMFDPNDYKEQIQQAAREQANVELTLGGDIGWSLFPWLGIELKQVGLAPIEHPEKTLASVGSMGLGVEVLPLLRKQLRMSDVILDDITLNLEVDENGVANWSTIGPQSEADAVSEEAAEGQAEAEAEADEHGQLDVAVESVRITNARVTYLDRRSAQKVSLEDVNLSTGALIENEPFDVEFLGLLATGQPAMRVRIDLHTVASFDLDNALYQLDGFDLKLDASGDPFGDRAVNMQLQGDSVIDLQKQVAELKQLRLSLADLRATGQLTASQLDTDMQLAGAINVAEFDARALMHALGQSLPAMAKNNALSKVALSADLAGSDNSMMLQNLKLIVDGTELNGSMGLANFERQALRFDLSGNSLNIDHYLPPPEDKPTPAGAAQGGSSSQKAPEPWSNDAVLPLETLTGLNVVGSLDMQQVQLTGQTISPFKTAVEAVDGNVQLKQFEGGIFGGTFAATATINASRSPAPLSLNARLDGIDSLALQRAYEMAEQFRGKLDLSMDLKTQGNSMRRWINGLNGDVRFDVADGALLGVNLEQKLCQAIALANRKPLSAEHGGADTPFSQLGGSFRIVNGNINNRDLIAALPGIAAKGNGDINLPEQRLDYRLGLLLEGDKSDMPDAACQVNERYVGIEWPIRCEGYLHNAAKSCGVDTEGVTRIAGQLLRNEAERKVEDKVGEKLEEEFGDKAPAVRDALKGLFGR